The genomic window CAAGACCGTCATTCAGCCCGAGGTCATGATCCGAGGTGACCTGACTCGTACTTCGACTTCgggctcgtcgtcgtctgcaGAGAGCAAGACGGCCGTCGCCATTGGTCGGTACTGCTTTTTGAGCCGGGGTTCGTGCCTGAAGCCGCCGTCGCGGCTCCATAAAGGGTGAGTGGACTTGGTGtcatttttctttctttcactGGCATTGTATtctacgttttttttttttttttttttttttctctcgttCTATACCATGCTTTGCGAACCCGAATCCCCGTTGACAATCCGTTCCCCCTCCCCCACAGAACATTTACCCACATCCCCCTCCGCATTGGCGATCACGTCTTTGTTGGCGAGCGGACCGTCGTTTCGGCCGCCTCAGTTGGCAGCTACGTCCAcatcggccacgacgccgtgGTGGGCGACTTGGTGGTCATCAAGGACTACGTGCGTGTGCTGGACGGCGCTGTAATCGCGCCCAACACGGTCGTGCCTAGCTTCAGCATTGTGGCAGGCCGGCCCGCCAGGGTCATCGGCGAGGTCCCCGAGGGTGGTCACGAGGCCTTTCAGCTTAGAGAGCTGTACAAGACCGTCGGCAACAACCCTcagcctgctgctgttgtctgATGTGGTGATGGGAGTGTGTTATTTGAGGATCAGTAGGGAGTGGGGAAGTGTCCTGCTTGGTCATGCGATATTGTTGCGTGGGATTTTGGCCTTGATACCTGAGTTTCTTGTCGTGTCTGTCTCTTTTACAAGACAGGAATGCTGCTTCTGTTATCCGTCGCGCTGTGCTTTGAGGATCGTGCTGAACAGATGTTGTATGGTGAGCATTGACATATGCCATGAGTTTGCATGTCACGAATCGCCAGTGGCTGTGGGTGATCGTGAACCCTTTTCCCCAGAGGGGATGCACAGGTTACTATGCCAAAAATTGGGTTTGTTACAGTCGATCTCGCCATCGTTTTCTTCAAGAGGAACAGCCATTGCGTCAAGGGGCTCTTCTTAGGTAATGAGAAAACCCTCTTGATAGCAACACTATCGGACCCAAGGTCCAATATATAACATTGGTGCGACCAACCGCAAGCACGTTCATATAAGCAGGCAGGTAATCCATATTGAGTTGCAGCACTGGGGTTCACCAAAAGAACAATTATGGACCACTTCAATGTGCAAAATACCATGTGCTTCGTTAAAACTAATCAAGGCTATAGACAATGCCATCATGTATAAAATAGGCTAAAAGAAGGACGAGAATGCGAGTTTTTGCCCACACGACACACCCCCGCCAGCTGCCACCCTTTTCCTACCCCATACAGCCAGTTCCCCCCTCACCGCTGGATGGTGACGGTGGAAGAGCCGCTGCTAAAGTAGCCCTCGGTGGCGACGATCTGGTAGTCGTGGGTGCCGAGCTTCATGCCCATGGAGGCCCAGGCGTCAAAGTGCTTCTTCATGTCGACGGTGCCGGAGCTCCGCTTCTGCTGGCGGACGGACCAGTACTGCTGAAAGGTGCGGGTGCCGTCGATGGACGGCTGGTTGGTGCGCGTCGACTGGGCGACCTGGTACGTGGCGCCGTCGACGTTGATGGTGCCCTTGCGCGAGGCCTGCGAGGACGGGTCGTACGTGCCAAAGTTCTCGACCACGTAGTACTCGACGAGCGGGTTGCGCGTCCACCCGTAGACGGACAGGTACGAGTTGCCGTTGGGGCGGTAGTTGGCAGAGTAGGTGACATTGCTGGGGGGATGTTAGcacttgttgttgttgttgttgttgttgttgttgttgataaAAGCAAAGATGAGAACAAAAACATACCGAGCACTCCCCGGGTTCCACCCCTTGCCGCCGACGAGGTTGCCGTTGCCGGACCAGGTGATGCTGTAGGACCCTCCAGCGTTGTTGGTGTAGGTGGCCTGGGCCCCGTTGTCGGTCCACCAGGAATAGTAGAAGCCGTCGTGCGTGCCCGTGGAGCTGGGGGTGCCGCCCCGGGCGTGGAGGTCGCGCGACTTGACGTAAATCTCGCGCATCTCGTCGATGGACGGCGGGACCGGGTTGGCCGCGACAAGGGCGGCCGTGGCGGCGACGAGGATGGTGGTGAAGGAGACCATTGTGAGGTGCTTTGGGTGGGAAAGCAGAAAAGGGACAGAGACTTTTGTTGGGGGTAGGTGCTTGTGTGAGGGGGAACAAAAGTGATTGAGACCTTGTCGGGGATGGGGCGAGGGGTGAGGGAGGAAAGAAGGGTCCTGACGAGGTTTGTCCTTGGCGCAGTCGAGCCCTTTTTGTATGCCGACGAGAGTGGCGATGGCTCGTCATCAGGAGGATTATAACCAGGGGGGAATATAGTATCAATATCAATATCTGGGGGGTACCGATCGAGACCTGGTTCAAAAAGGGGGTTTGTATTCTGGTATGGATACAGTGTTTCTTTACTTGCACGCATTAGGAACAGCGGAAGCTTCCGAACGGCGAAAAAAAGGCCAGGGAAAGGGTTAACTCATTCTGTCGAAAATACCCGTACGCCCCTGAAATCTCGCTGTTTCAATGGTAGCGCTATCAAGACGTACTGTTTCCCCACCGTACCCGAATAATTCGGATTGGTGCTTCGCGAGTTGGCTCGCCAGAGAGATCAATTTACAGTCGCCCTGGCAATTAGATCTGGCTCTATGATGTATGTCTTGTATCATGTAAATAGCCATATCGCTGCCATCTGCGCACAACAGCTTCATAGCAGGTTGGTTGTTAAACACAAGGCAAAGTATACAGTTACTGTCGATTTTGGCATGCAACGCTGAATGACAAGCAATGAGGCGGTCCTTGGCGAGTACATTCGCATCTGCACGCCGAGACGGCAGTTGGTCTTGGTACTTGATTGGCAAATGCTTATTTCCGGGAGATTTGCATCAATTGATGAAAAGGATGCATTCGAGGCATCATTTTCGGTGCCATGTCCTGTGGTACCGGTACCAGCTATTGCATCCTTCCATCCGAGGGAACGGAACATGAAATCGCTCAGATACATTACCTGCATATGGGCTAGTCTCCAGTAATCTGCCTGGGTATCAACGTAGCTCTTGAAAGCAAGCAGGCAATCAATCGTAGGCTTCCTCTTGCCACTTATCCCCGGCTTCGAGATGGTCGAATTTGGTTGCTGTGGGGTTTTGTGGTCATGAGCGTCTCGGGTATATGTTCTTCGCCTCGAAATTTTCCTCCAATTACTGCATGGTTATTATTCCTAATATGGTTTTGTCGCATAATGTTCAACTGGAAACCGTACTTGAGCGTCCTCGGAGCCGTTGTTATTGCGACGCATTGATGACGCTGCAAGTTTTCCATCCTTCTCCTTTACACCACTCCCGGTTTGGCCCCGGGGAAGAATGAACTTGGTGTCGTCGCATCGGGACGTGATGCGCCGCAATTGCCGCTCGAGTCGCATGCACCCCGGACTCGCGCATGCGATTACTCCATCTTCTTTGAGAATAGCCTAAAAGGGTAGCCAGTGGCTCTTGGCGATAGCTCCCGCTCTGCGAAATTGCCCAATATGGACCCGTTTCAGTACGCGAATGACTGAAAGTGCTTGTTCTTGTTGCACGTTCCGTTCTTTCTCCCGTCCGTCTGCATTTGGAAATGTTGGCCAGGGTTGCGTCTTgtctgaacaaaaaaaaaaaaaaaaaaaaaaaaaagccacccAAAGTAAATCACCTCGTCTCAAGTCACATGGTCAGTTGCATTCCAAATTTGCTTTGGTCATCGCGCAAGACTGAGCGGAGGCTTTCCGCGATTATTTCAGCGCAGGAATCGACCAGGATGGTTGCCGGCCAGTGCAATGCTTGTACACTCCGAAACATTGGAAAAAACTTCCACCAGTCAAAGACGAGTCCTCGATGACGACATGTTTGCAACTGAAATCAAGCAGCTTATGGGCATCGTGGCGGTCCATTAAGCCAAATAAACACCAGCAGACCGCTGCGGTTCGCGAGCTGTCAATTGGTTGCACTCGTCTTTCCTGGTCTCTGCCCGGGTGGAGCGCGTCGACTCGCAGGGCTTCTCTGGCCCGCTTATTCACGGACCCAGCTGCCAGGCGGCCCCATTGTCCTGTGCAGCATCCCGCGACCCCGAGTCCCCGACCGCCCCAGAAGCCACGCGCATGGGCCGGAGCTAGCACTACTACTGTTCGGACCCCAGCACGGCAATCGTCTTGCCGCTCTGCAGGCCATCCGGGCCCGGGTCACGTGCGATCGCCATCCTACCGGTAGATGATTACAGCACTTATCTTCGCCTCTGCATCGTTGTCTCTGCATCTCTGACCTCAAACCTGCTCACCGGCATATATGCTACGTCAACAATGGCCATTTCAAGGCATGGCCCGAAGCGGGATCGTTTCCCTATCTCCCACGCCGTGGTCTGCCAACTACACGGACCATTCGAGTGTGCGTAGGTCGGTAGGTTGCGATAACGCAGAATCCCAGGGTCACTGTGAAGACGCGTCTCCAGGGAATTCAGGCAATGAACacggagagagaaaaaaaaagagaaaaaaaaaaaagtttgatAGGAATCACgcgcaacaaaaaaaacctgtACGCAAAGAAACAGGGTTGCTCCTCGGAAATGTCAACTCGATCGACTCAACACCCCAGGCGCGCCAAGCCCAAAGGTGCCGGATGGTGCCGAAAGCCGACCGCCAGTGGTCGGCCAATCCGCCGGCGGCCTGTGGAACCACAGTGACGACTGCCGAGAAAAACGGAAGATGGGGCCAAAGCTTTTGGCATGAAATTTTTGCCCAGTTGCCCGCAAAAGAATTCCGGTTGATGTTCGGTGGAGGGTTGTTTCGACAGAGGCTGCTTCAAGAATAACCAGATTAGACGCAGCAAAAGATGACGAGGCGAAGCTATACTGTACTCCAACCCAGCGCCAAGCTGCTTGaatcgactttttttttggcttggcCGCCCGCTTGCAACACCCAAGGGGGATTTCTGGCATCATGTTCCATGACAGCGCCGAGACCACAACCTCGAATTTCTTACGTATCCCGCGCATTGCAAATCACAACCAGGaaccaaaagaagaaaatatggcACGCGACACTGAGAAATGACGTGGAGAATTTGCCTTTGAGGTACTGTATGGAGCCCAAATTACAGAAAACATTACGAAAGAGATGGATATCAATCTCCACCCTTCGGTCGTCCAACAGAGTCAAGGGAAACCTGTGAACCCTGATGGGTAAAGTATATGGGGCCTCGAgaaggattttttttttctttcactcgagaaaaaaaaaagaaaaagagaaacagaGACTGGAACCGCCCACACCAAGAAACCAAACCAAGGCCACAAAAAACCCCATTCTCACCATCTCCGAGCCCAGGCAAAGTACGTACAGTAGTGCATACTGCCCCGCGTCAACCCCGGAAATTACCACGCAGAGCTGCCTAGATAAGAAAGGACCCTTGAGGGtgggtttttgtttgtctctttctttctcggTGAACCAGTGGCGGTTTGGTCTTGGTGTTTATCTGTCTCCCCGCAACAATAAAGGGGTGTTGAAAGGAGTTTGGGGGGAAAGGGGGAACAGCCAAAAAGCGACAACAGTTCGCCTCTTCCACCCGCAGTCCCTCGTCCCAGCTTTTGCTCCTGCCAGCAAAAAGTTAGTCAAGGAGACCCCAAGAGAAGGGCATACCTGTCGTGTCCCTTGAGAAAGCCCATTAGAACTAGAAATAGTAAGAGCAAAACACACCGCTGCAATGGAGACGTACACGGGACAGCCGCCCATGGGCAACACGGCAGCCGCGACGGCTGGAGGGGGAACGACGACGCCCGAGTCCGAGAAGCACATCCACCCGGCGACCgacggcaacaacaacaacaacaacaacagcaacaacggctacgacagcaacaacagcagcgacGTGTACCGCGAAAAGAAGACGCCTCCGCTCACGCCGCCGGCCACAGACGGCAGCGTGGACCGGGCGATGGGCGAAAACATCTTTAGCGAGGGCGGCAAGAACTACCGGACGGTCGGGCGGTGGAACACGGCGCTCATCCTCATCACGAACCAGATCGGGCTGGGGATCCTGGCGCTGCCCAGCGTGGTGCAGACGCTGGGGATCGTGCCGGCGGTGATCGCCATCATCGGCATCGGCCTGCTGTCGACGTACACGGCCTACGAGCTGCTGCAGTTCTACCGGCGGCACCCGCACGTGGTCAACGCGGTGGACATGGCGCGCATCGTGGGGGGCCGGCCGCTCGAGGTCATCATGGGGGTCAGCCTGGTGACCAAGATGGGGCTGACGTGCGCGTCGACCATCGTCACCATCAGCGTGGCGCTCAACACGCTGTCCAGCCACGGCGTCTGCACGGCGGGCTTCATCGGCATCGCCGCCCTGGGCTGCTGGCTGCTGTGCCTGCCGCGGACCTTCAAGTTCATCGCGCACATCGGCATCCCCTCCACCATCTCCATCGTGGCCGCCGTgctcatcgtcatcatcagcCTGGGCGTCGGGAACCCGCAGGGCGCGCCCCCGGGCTGGTCCAGGGACGTGGCCGTCGTGCAGGTGGTCGGCAACCCCAGCTTCCGCGAGGGCGTGGCCGCCTGCCTCAACGTGTGCTACGCCTACGCCGGCAACATCGCCTTTGTGAGCAACATGGCCGAGATGCGCAACCCGAGCCGCGACTTCGTGCCCGCCCTGCTCGTGCTGCAGGCCGTCGCCATCCCGCTGTACCTCATCGCCGGCCTGGCCATTTATTGCCTCGCCGGCGAGTTCACCACCAGCCCGTCGCTGGGctcggcgccgcgcgtcGCCGCCAAGGTGGCCTACGGCATCGCGCTGCCGTGCGTGCTGGCCACGGGCGCCGTGTTTGGCCACACGGCCATCAAGTACATCTACGTGGTCGCCATGAAGCGGATCGGGGCGACGGGCGAGCTGACGTCGCGGACGGTCAAGAGCTGGGCCGTGTGGGTCGGGTGCGCCACGCTgttctggctgctggcctttgTGGTGGCCAACGCCATCCCCATCTTCAGCTCCATCCTGGCCATCTCGTCGGCCACCTTTATCGCCTGGTTCACCTTTGGCATCTCGGCCGTCTTTTGGTTCCACATGAACTGGCACGACGGCACCCTGTTTAGCGGCTGGCGCAAGATCTGCCTGTTCGTCCTCAACGTCTTCATCATCGTGCTGGCCCTGTTTATGAACTCGGCCGGCCTGTGGTCCGCCGCCACGGGGCTGCAGCAGGTGTTTGACAATGCCGAGAATGAGATCAAGGGGCCTTTTACCTGTGCCAACAATGCCATCTTTTAGGTTGACATGCTCGGAGGGTAGCCATTAAAACAAAATCGCTATTGGAGAATGGTATTTGTAGTTGTAGTTGGCTTGGGCGGTTGTCGTGTCCATAGTGTACAAATCTCAGGCGGTAgtaacaaaaataaaaagagaaTTAATCATCTGGGGGTCCTCGGCAATGTGGTGGGAGAAAAGCTTAAAGTGTGGCTATACCCGAGCCGTCTGGAAGTGGAGTCCTTTGCTTCACCCGGCTATCGATATTCTGCTTGTGCCCTCCTGTCTGCAACAAGGCGATAGGAAAACTGTCATTCAGCACCATCAAACACTCCCTTCAGTCACACAACAATTCCCAACCTGCAAGGCCCAGTGCACACGCTCCCAGATCTCCCCCAGACGCACCTCGACCACCTCCCCCCCGTCCAACCCAGCGGCAGGACAGAACGCGTCGAGCATGTCAAACACTCTGACCAGAAAATCCCCTTCCCTCCCCGTCCACTGCCCCCAAGACACCCACGAGTCCAAGGCCCGCGCCATCGTAGTCTCCACGGCGCAGTAGTCATCAAGACCATTGAACCCCTCAACCACATCCGAAGCGGACCCAGGAAGCGAAGAGAGAAAGTCCATGGCCGCGGCCCCCCAGACGCGCCCCGCCGCCTCCATGATGTTGGCGGCCACTAGCGATGCGAGCACCCCAGCCCCGCTGGAGTCGAGGCTGACGGTGGGGAAGCTGGCCGTGAGGAAGCCCACCGCCGCTTTGCCGTTGACGTCCTCGCGTACAGCGCGGGATAGAATGTAGACGAGGGCCATGGCGCGGCCGAACCCGAGGGACCAggcgtcgtcgaggtcgCTGACGCCGAGCCTGCAGGCGACCAGTGCGCACCAGAGGGTGACGACGACCGGCCTGCTCGCGGCTATGGGGGGCCTTGTGTCGAGCTCGGCGAGCGTGAGCAGAGCAGTGAAGGTGGGGTTGTTGTCTAGAGGAGTTTGGGTGGGTGGTCTGTATGGAGGTGACATGGCGGATGGGGATGAGTCTGAAGGGCGTATGCGGTGGATTGATGTGAACCTTGGCTAGATGTCTGGAGTAAATTCATTTAGCGAAATGTACGGCAAAAGAGTAATGTTTCTGCGCGATATTTGGTGCGACTTTCATGTAGGAATTGACGACAAAGAAGATTGAGAGCAGTCGGGTGCCAGTGGTGAAGCCTTGATATAAACGGCGATGAATAGCAGGCAACccagactagactagtataACAATTGGGATTGTATCAGACTCTTAGGAGACTATTCATTCCAATGTTGAAGCATTGTTGAAAACACATCTTACTGTATTAAACCAGGGGAGAACCAAAGGAGAACTGTCTTGCTGATTCAATCATCTTTTGCTCTTTGTCTCAATACTAACAAAGGCCCCAAACGGAGCTCCAATCACCACTACCCACGTCACACCCTTCCACGCTCCCTTGGACAAAAACCTTGAAATCACACCCCTGCTGCTCAAACATCCTTTGTATGTTTTCCTTGAACGGCAACCACCGCCCCCTCCCCATCATCAGTCAACCTGGCTCGCAATGTAAATGTTTTCTATTGGTTCTCGCCTTTCGCGAGCTTTGATTTGGGAGAAAGACTGGACACGGGAGTGGGAGCTTATCATGCAAGTTTTCTTTTCCAGACAAAACTCCATAGATAGTATGCAGTGTTCTCCGTTGTATAACTTGTATCACGCTGGCAAGCAAAAGGCATCAGACGCAACGActcaaaaaagcacaaacgcCGGTGCATCCTCCAACCCAGCCAGGTCCAGCCAGCACCCACCAAAGCCCTCATCCCGACTGGTCCACACATAGCCTACAAACTCACGCAGCATCCTATCAACCTCGGGATACAGCTTGGACACGACGAGCGGAAACATGTCCTCGAGGCAGTCCCGCCTGTCCGCCGCCGACGTcagctctgccgccgccactaAAAGCGACAGAGAAAGTCGGTAGTCAAAAGTCCCCACACCGGCCCGCTCCTCCTTGGGATCCCGACCGGCTGCCGCGTACAGCTCCGCCATGCACCGCAGCATCTCGGCCGCCAGGCGCGCGCCGCGCCCACCGCAGCCTCCGTCCTGGTCAAACGAGACGGCCAGCCGGTGGAGGATCAGCGTCGCGGTCAGCTTGTGGATGCGCGCCTGGCCACGCACGACCGCCTGCTCGGCCGCCGCATACGCCGCCGCAAAGTCGCCCGGCAGCGCAGGCTCCCACGCCTCCAGCGCCCGCTCCAGCCTCTcgcgccgctgctgcagcGCGCACTGCTGCACCATCCTGCCGAGCCGACAGCCGCTGCCGCCCATCTGACCCGCCGCCCCTTCGCCTGCCGTGCCGCTGGCGAGCTGCAGCGCGCGCAGATCCCGGCTCAGCTCGCACACGTCGTACAGCAGCGGCAGAAGCGGCCCGCACACCCCGATGCATCTGTCCACAACCGGCGGCCCGCCCACCTCCAGCCTCGCAGCCGGCACCATCCTGCGCACGAGGCAGTTGCACGTGTCGAGGTACGCGAGCGGGACCAGGTCGCGGTCGACGCCCGGGCCGAacggctgccgccgccgctgctgatGCAGCTTGGCCGCGCGCCGGACCACGCCGATGGCGAAGCGCGCGACCGAGTGGGCGCTGCGGCCTGCGTCCATCAGGTCAAAGGTCACGATGCCGATGCCGAGGTAGATGGCGACgagggcctcggcctcgctgACCACGCGGGCCGGGGTGAACGTCTGGCGGAGGATGTCGACGGCGGCCGCGCTCTGAGAGTAGTAGCAGTGGTAGCCGTCGTCCACATCAGCGGCGGTGGTGTTTGTGCGGAGGAGCAGCAGGTCGGCTACCTTTGCGGCGCACGCGAGCTGCAGACCGACGAGCGGCGACGGCTGCTTCTGCTCCGGCAGACCCATGCCCAGCCCGCGCACCATGCCCTCGATCATGCCGTCGGCAAAGGGCGATGCCAGCACAAAGTGGTCCGCAAAGGTGCGCCTGTCCAGGATCAGCCCCAGGAGCGTTCTGTCTGCGACACTGAGGGAAGCCAGGACATGGTCGGACGGTTGGATGGTGGATGGGCTGGGCAcagaggcagcagcagcagaggcaGCAGCAGAGGGAAGAAGCGATGACGAGGGGGGCAAAGTCGCCACTCCGGCTTCCGGGGTCGATATGGACATCCCGGCGCTGTTGCGCTTCGACAGAGAGGCAGACCCCACCGCCGTCCAGACAAACTGCCTCCCCGCGACGGGCCGCGTGGAGATCCTGTCCGGCTTCCTCGGGCGGCCCGACTCCCCTCTGGCCCTGGTGGTGACGCATGCCCTGCCAAGGCGAGCGCAGCGCTGACAAGAGGGCGAGGCCGTGCCGCCACTTCCGCCacccccgccgccgctgctacTGCAGCCCGCACCGGTGTAGACGCATCTGGTTTTGAGGCCGTAGCAGCTGTCGCATGCCAGGCGGGCGTCGGGCTTGGCGCGAACCATTGGCGCCCGAGGCCTGTTCCCTAGCTGAGGAGGAGGGGGGTGGGGGCGGGTTATAAAGGAGTTGATCTAATGCAGTGTTGGTGTTTGGGACTTTGGGTAAGCTCTGTTCCCTTTGGATGGGTGACCTTTTGCTCTGACTGATGGATACGCTCTGGATGCCTTGTGTTGCTGCTTGTTTCTTGACCATCGATCCATCTGCCGTTAATGTTTCGAGGACAACAGACTTGAGTTTTTTTCTACATCAGGGCCAGCTACATGATATGCCCGGTGCTCGAGGTGAGGCACATTCGGCGCCAGCTCACGGCAGTTGCACACCATTGGGATTATGCGGGTAGGCGCTGGTCGGTCTGCGTCGCGCCGTGATTATTGCACGTTTCTTTGGTCCTGGCTGCCCCAGAGACACTTTTGATGCTGCCCCAGCCCGCCGGCTAAAGTGTCGAACCCGAAGACTGACGGTGGTGCATCTCGGAGCTGCTTCTACCTATAACAAGCATGTGGGGATACGGCACCAGCCGGCTAATTCTCCGGATGCTGCTTTTTGAAATTAtccaaagaaacaaacacaGTAATTCTGCTCCTGTATGGCGAGCCAAGCAGAAAAGGCGCACTTTCGATCGAGCCGCAGATCAATCAATACGTCTGCTTACTATGCAGCCTATGCTCGTGGCATTGCAGTATCACCTGCAGGTTGAATATTGGACGTAATGACGGGTGCCAGTCTATACAAGTAATGATCTGCCGGTTTCGATTCGGGTGTGTCGTTTTAGTAAAGTATTGGAATTAAATTGGTCGGTCACATAGTGTCACAAAAAGGCCGACAGCTAACTTATTTTTGTATCGAGACGTAAGATCTTCCCGCCTACTTGTCGGTTTTGACTCGCTCTCTTTGTATTGAAACTACTGTATTATGATACAGTGCCTTGAAGGAAAAAGCGCCATTTTTG from Pyricularia oryzae 70-15 chromosome 4, whole genome shotgun sequence includes these protein-coding regions:
- a CDS encoding endo-1,4-beta-xylanase I, which produces MVSFTTILVAATAALVAANPVPPSIDEMREIYVKSRDLHARGGTPSSTGTHDGFYYSWWTDNGAQATYTNNAGGSYSITWSGNGNLVGGKGWNPGSARNVTYSANYRPNGNSYLSVYGWTRNPLVEYYVVENFGTYDPSSQASRKGTINVDGATYQVAQSTRTNQPSIDGTRTFQQYWSVRQQKRSSGTVDMKKHFDAWASMGMKLGTHDYQIVATEGYFSSGSSTVTIQR
- a CDS encoding amino acid transporter; the protein is METYTGQPPMGNTAAATAGGGTTTPESEKHIHPATDGNNNNNNNSNNGYDSNNSSDVYREKKTPPLTPPATDGSVDRAMGENIFSEGGKNYRTVGRWNTALILITNQIGLGILALPSVVQTLGIVPAVIAIIGIGLLSTYTAYELLQFYRRHPHVVNAVDMARIVGGRPLEVIMGVSLVTKMGLTCASTIVTISVALNTLSSHGVCTAGFIGIAALGCWLLCLPRTFKFIAHIGIPSTISIVAAVLIVIISLGVGNPQGAPPGWSRDVAVVQVVGNPSFREGVAACLNVCYAYAGNIAFVSNMAEMRNPSRDFVPALLVLQAVAIPLYLIAGLAIYCLAGEFTTSPSLGSAPRVAAKVAYGIALPCVLATGAVFGHTAIKYIYVVAMKRIGATGELTSRTVKSWAVWVGCATLFWLLAFVVANAIPIFSSILAISSATFIAWFTFGISAVFWFHMNWHDGTLFSGWRKICLFVLNVFIIVLALFMNSAGLWSAATGLQQVFDNAENEIKGPFTCANNAIF
- a CDS encoding dynactin subunit 5; this encodes MSRRPPRGEYIETDTGNKVSRKAVLVGTQNIMLGGKTVIQPEVMIRGDLTRTSTSGSSSSAESKTAVAIGRYCFLSRGSCLKPPSRLHKGTFTHIPLRIGDHVFVGERTVVSAASVGSYVHIGHDAVVGDLVVIKDYVRVLDGAVIAPNTVVPSFSIVAGRPARVIGEVPEGGHEAFQLRELYKTVGNNPQPAAVV